Within the Triticum urartu cultivar G1812 unplaced genomic scaffold, Tu2.1 TuUngrouped_contig_513, whole genome shotgun sequence genome, the region TTCGCAAATATTGAAAGCTAAATTTTAAAAGTTTCAGCATTCCCAAGGTTGTTGTTCTGAAAGTTGGGCCAGGCAGTTGCAAAAATAGGAAACCCACCTGGACAGATTTCCCTTGGCCCGAGTTTAAGTTTTGGTACTTTATGAGTTTTTTTCACCCCCTTTAATTGGTGATCATTCAAAATAGAAAAAACCCAATTCCCACCCACAAGTCCTCGCATAATACTCCATCCCAATATCAACCACCTATTTCATTCCCGCACCACCCGCTGGAGCACTCAGGAATCGCAAGAGGTGCGTTGTTCCTGTGCTGTCTGCCTGCCCATCTAAGAACATCTACAACCATAGATGGCAAACATAATCCCTCATATATCAGTGTATGTGTTCGGCGCATCACGGAGAGGGACCAGTCACCCCCCATTTTACGTCTGGTTCAACCGCATACCTCAAATTTCATACACCAAATTCATACTACAACATGCAACACAAAATCTACATATCACATCACTTTACTCCTCCACTACTGCATTGGTCTCTTCCCTAGATAGCACCTCAAACAATGGAGGTTAATCTTGTTACAAAGACAATATGGCCGAAAGCACAATTCTGCCTCATGTTGAGAATAATAGATGTGGATCATAAATTAAATAATGATTTATATTTTAGATCATGCTAGGGAAGTGCATTAAATTTTCTTCTGTTGCAACGCACAGACACTTTGCAACTAAAATAAAGGGAAATGGATACAAATCTATAATAAAAGTTCACCAGAAGTAAAAAGCACCTCAAACGTAATAAATGTTACATCAAGGTCACTAGACCACTGAAGGACCACAGCCATCGCTAGAACGAACCGCCGATGCGCCGCTGTCCCAGCTCCCCTACCGAAGCTAGCTTGACCTTGTCAATGATAGCCGGGAAGTCTTCGTGCACGTGCCCCTAAGGACCAGCTTGGAGCCTCAGTCATTGCCATTGAACTCTTGAATATATTTGAAACAACTGACATCAAATCTTGTGGACGCGAAAGCTCGACAAGAAACCCTAATCTCGCTGCCCCAAGGAGATGGTAGGAATCAACAATAGAGGTCCGTCCACCATGTCCAGATGAACGAACTCAAGGAGGATTGGGCCTAAAGATCAACTCGAAGAAGAAGTGCTGCCATCCGTCCAAGCGCCACATATACAAAGACTAAAAACGCCTAACCCGAACTACTAGCCGGAGCGAAGGCACCGAGATTCCTCTCCCGCCACAGGACGCTGGAGCGGCATGCAGAGGGGGGTGAATCAACGGACTCGTCGACGAAGCTTGGAGGAAAGAATTTGCCCTGGCTGTGAAGGAAAAACCACACTCTTCACTttaacactaaaaataaaataaatctaGACTAGATTCTTGCGGTTCCCTCCTTGAGTTGTCTCTATAACATTGTTCAACGAAAAGAATTTTCCGTTGGTTATCTTTTGGGACAAGTCCCTCTTTCGTCGGGTACTCTTTGGTGCGAAGTAAGTGTGTCGGGCACTCACTGACTATGCTATAGACTATAGGCAAAAGTacaagtactccctccggtcctttttagttcgcatataagatttgtctgaagtcaagcctcgtaaagtttgaccaactttatagaaaaaaacATCAACATTCACAACGTGAAATTAATACCAGCAGATGCgtcatgacttaaagtttcataCTGTATAACTTTAATATgatagatattgatattttttcatataaatatggtcaaactttgtgaagtttgacttcagacaatTCTTATACGCAGAGTAAAAAGGACAGGAGGGAGTATGTAGCTCGCAAACCTACTTAGTTTGATGCCGGTGTCATAGCCGTTGTGTCCTATGTAACTTAATAGTTAATCCCTACTATTTTTATTATCTTAACATGCACACATGCTACATCATCAAAGGCTCACTACAACATGCAGGAGAATTATTTTTCATAATTAGTTGATCTCCACCAATCCTATTTATTTCAACATGCACACATAAGCCACTCACACATGTCACCTGATCCAAGGCATCCGTGAGAAAACAAATCCGTTATACTATTAGACAGCATATATTCAATAAATATTTTTCAACTATACAATAATCCAATACAATGTATAATATGTTTATTTTTTTCACAAATTATTAAATCAAATTGTCATACAACCAGACCTTGGTGAAATATATTGTAACATATTCCCGCCGCAAGCCCGCAACGCATTGGTATCATCTACTCCCTCTGTCCTAAAATATAAAAACGTTTTTAACACTACATTAGTGTAAAAAACGtttttatattatgggacagagggagtagttaaCTATGTTTCGCGGTTTCTTTAATGAAGAAAATCAAACGAGGTGGCTGGTTGCTTAATAAAAATTACAAGTGTTCTTCAGTTTGCATGTTGGGCTTTCGGGGCACAAGGCGTGGGCGCAGCTCCTTCTTCATGACAACCATGAACTCGAGCTTCTCCGCCAAGTCGACCTCGTGGCCTGCCGCTTCCTTCCACTCGAATTCTCTCACCATGTTGGCCACCAAGTAGAGCAGGTGAAGCACGGCAATGTTCAGACCGGCGCAGATCCTCCGGCCGACGCCGAACGGCATCATTCTGATCCCCGTGCTGCCTGTCATGTCCACCCCTTGTTCGCCTTCCAAGAACCGCTCCGGAATGAACTCCATGGGCTTCTCCCACTCCCGTTCGTCCCTGCCCATCTCGGCGACCATGAAGTTCACCGTGGCACCCTTGGGGACGAGGTAGCCGCCGACCTCCACGTCCTCCGCTGCCATGTGCGGCAGCACGAAGTGCACAGGCGGGTGCTTCCGCAGGCCCTCAAGAACCACCGCCTTGAGGTAAGGCATGTTCTGAATGTCTTCCTCAGAGACCTCTTCATGGCCGTCTTTTGTCTTGGCTTTGATCTCCTCGTAGAGCCTCTGCTGGACGGCCTGGTTTTTCACCAGCTCGGCCATGATCCAGTGCAGTGCGGTGGAGGTGGTGTCAGCCCCGGCGGTGAGGAACTCCGAGCAGAGGTTGACCATCTCGTCATCAGTGAGTCCACGGTTGCCCTCCTCAGGGAGCCTGACGTCGAACAGCGTGTCCACGTACGAGTGCTCCAACGTGGTTCCCGATTTGCTCCGCCTCGGCTCGCCCTCGCCGCCGCGTTTCTTGTCCTTGTACTCCCTACGCGCGTCGATCAGCGGTAGGAACAGCTCCTTCTGCCGCCGGCGTAGGGAAAGCATTTTCCGGACGCGTCCGCGGAAGAGGTGCTCGGCGACCGACGGGAGGAAGGCGAAGACGGACATCTTGCCGAACATGTATCGCACCTGCTCGTGCTGCGCGGCGGCGATGGCGCGCACCACCTTCTCGTCAAGCCTCTCGCCGAAGCACATGATCAAGAGGAGGTAGAACACGGCGTATTGGAACGAGGGCGTGACCGGGGCAGGCGCCTCACCGTCGTCGGCCAGGCGCCGTAGCTTATCGACGAGCACGCTGCGCGCCCAGAAGCGTGCGGGCGCGAACCGGCGGGCGCGCGACGGGTGCACCGTCCCGGCGACGAGGTTGCGGCGCAGGAGGCGCCACACCGGCCCGTAGCCGGCGCGGGTGACGGAGTAATTGTCGTCCGCGCCGAGGATCCTGGCCGACGCGAAGCTAGGGCGGTCGGCCAGGGCTGCCCCGCGCTGGACGAGCACCGTGTGTGCGAGGCGTCGGTCGGCGACGAAGATGGCCAGCCGCGACCCCACTCGCAGCGACACGATGGGGCCGTACCGCCTGACAAGGCGTTGGAGCAGGGGCTCCGCCTCGGCCGGCGAGCTGGTGAGCCCTAGCCACGCCGCGCTGAAGAGCAGCAGCAGGGACGGCGGGCCCGGCGGGAGGCGCCTGCCGTCGCCCCGAACACGGCGGAAACGGAGGAGTAAGAGGAGGGCGAAGAGGATCGTAGTCGTAACAAGGAAGAACATGTGCAACGTTGCCATGGCGCTTGCTGCTGTAGGTAGCCGTGGAGCTAAGTCGGCGAGATGGCTGCCATTTTTATAGGTCTCTCGTCTCGCTCGCGTGGGCGGTGCATGGGAACTTGGGAAGGAAGAACGTGAGGGCGGATCACGGAAGATCCCGCCTTTGTCTCTGGCATACACGAAATGCAGACGTGGAAGAAGGCGATAATATAATTAATTTAGAATCATTTGCTGCTAAACTAAAAAACAAATTAATGAATGTGTTCCCCCCGGAAAAAAAATAATGAATGTGAATCATGTCACTTGTGAGGCTGTGCCACCTAGCAGTTCGATAATTAGATCAGAAACGTGGAGAAAAGCGTGCAGCATGAGCCGATTGATTTCATACGCGGCTATACTTTTATTGTTTAGGGGAATAAATTCTAATTTTTTATATCAACGATCCGTGCTGAGAAAAGACTGCATGAGCCGCCGATTAATTCATACGCAGCTATGTATATAATTAGAAACTATCTATATATTACTGTATATCAACGATTCCCGAGGATCACGTTCGGCGCCATATCTAGCGCACACTCCACAAGATCAAAACCGGTGATACGCTAGCTGTTCTCTAGTGATCCAGGGAATGAGACCCGCGAAACGATCTGAGTTTCGATTCGTATTAGGGCATCTCCGAGCGGCCCCGTAAGTGTTCGCACCGGACTGTATGGACCGTGAAAGCCATCCAACGCTGATTTGTATCGGTTTGCGCAGTGGTGCGGATACGATTTCTTTCTTAAACCGCAGACAAACGTGAAAGAGGTTTACGAAAGTCTATATCGATCCTAAACCTGCTTCTGACTGCACTGGCCCATCAAAAATCCGTCACCCATCCCTCCCACGTTTTTCTTTTCGCTTttaaaataagtgtctcaactttgtattAAATTTAGTATAAAGTTATACTAAGATTAAGATATTTATTTTGAAACAGAGATAGTATTAGTATGCCATTACAGAATAAAAGGCAGCTCGCCGCTGCAATTTGCGGTATGTAAAGAATAGTTGAGCGAAGAAATCAGGCCATGAGTTAGCGAACTCAGAATTTAGGGAGAGAAATTAGATTAACTATGTTGTATAGACTCGTAACTGCAAGGGAATTGGAGATGCAGTGCTTGATTACCGAAATCAGTAGTTGAGGAGTGCTCGTTGCAAAGATCACTCGCGCCACATGTCGCAACATGGAAATTTTCTCTTTTtatagatccgtttattcaaaacgttttatctttcaaacatgcgtccaaatctcaaaccgttttcatcgttggattcctcgcgtcgagatcttcaaaactaaaTCCCATGTTATTGGTTTTGACGAACGTTTTTTCACGGAAAAAAACGGCAAAAAACCGTACGAAAAAATCGAACCGGGAGCACCggttttccctttccgaaagaggcacgcccgtgcctctcacGAAGTCACAACCGTGCCTATCGCGGAAGCAAAACTGTGACTatcgcgaaaggaaaaaaaaacgcgtttttttcgtTTTCGAGGAGGGTGTGATTCTCGCGAAAGCacacccgtgcctctcgcggaagaaaaaccttaactctcgtgaaaggaaaaaaaaacaaaaaacatgttttttttttccaagaggcacggccgtgactctcgtgaaagctcacccgtgcctctcgcggaagcaaaactgTGACTCTCGCAAAAGGAAAGAAAACAGAAAATGCGTTTTTTTCATTTTCAGGAGGCACGgctgtgactctcgcgaaagcacacccgtgcctctcgtggaagcaaaaccgcaactctcgcgaaagaaaaaaaaacagaaaacgcattttttttcattttcgagagacacggccgtgactctcgcgaaagcacaaccgtacgtgcctctcgcggaagcaaaaccgtgactctcgcgaaaggaaaaaaaatagaaaacacgtttttttttcGTTTTCAAGAGGCACAGCCGTGACTCttgcgaaagcaaaaccgtgcctctcgcggaagcaaaaccgtgactctcgcgaaaggaaaaaaagaaaacacgtttttcgtgaatttttttttttttgatttttttgtcGAAAAGCTAAGGAAGATCAATGGAGAACCAAAAGGTCGAAAAAACTAAAAAACCGTTTAAATAGCCGAAAACgcgtgcggaaaaataaaaaaaacaaaacaCGTGGCGAATTGCTGAAAGCGCGCCAAATGGTGTTGATTGTTGCGAGGTTCCCGAAGGAGCGCTTGTTAACTAGTGGCTCCCCTTGATTGTTGGTTGTCTCAGCCGCCGACTGGACGCTGCTCGTTGTGAGGCTGCATGGACGAGTAGTAGCCTGAATAGAGAGGTTGTATGGTTACTAGGCCGAGCTACAAAAGTATAGgtactagatgataccccgcgcgCTGCGGCGGGATTTTGTATAAAATAAAAAATGCGCCGAACTAATCTACCTACCTAGTGTCTTTACAATTTCTCTtataataatataattgtttaTTGGTACTTTACAAATAAATAAATGCATATATCTATGTATAAGTTCAAAAATagatgaaaataaaataaaatatgcaTGCACGATAGAGCACTCGAGCATGAGGCTATATGAGTTGCATGCATGTGTCAGTTTTTTTTTCTTGATTAAAACACACATAGGCGGCAGTTACTGCATGTATTTGCATGCATGAGTCAGTTACTACATGTGGTCAGTGGAACACCTCTCAGTATGTAGATCGGACGGATATTATTGACTGATCTAGTATATCTAATGGCTAAATTAATTTGGATGATGTGGCTTAAAGAAAAGCAAGAGAATTCCTAATAATAGGgactagctatttagatatagtaGATTAACATTTTTTGTCAAAATTTTGGGCGGGCCATAGCCCAGGTTTGCCCCAACTAAGCTCCGCCCCTGCACTGAACTTACCACCTTTAAGAAAGTGACCACAAACTACCAAATTTTTAAAATTTTATGActaaaaactaccactttcaaatAATGGCCAGTTTAGATGATCTAAAAATATTTATGACATGCGGAACCCACATGACAGGGCTGATGTGGTGGCAAAGTCAACTCCGTTTATTTTCCGTTAAATTGACCGTTATTACAGGTGAGGCCCACACATCAGCACCAATCATTTTCTTCCTCCTCATCCTCTCTCTCTTTGAATTTTCCTCGAACATCTCATGTGCATCTAGGCTTGAGCTCCGAATCCACTATGGCGACGCCCCGGCGCAGCACCTCCCCGACGTTGGTCAGGGACTGGAGACGACGGTGCAATAACGGTGGCTGGAGCCGCCTCGGCCGCGTCGGCGAGCACGACCTCCCTGAGCAACTCGGCTGCAAAATCCCCGAATAGAACCAGCGCCTTCCAGCCCAACAGCTCGCAGTGCAGAGTCTATGTAGACTCACGACGGCGGTGATGGCACCTAGCGGCGGACGATAGGGAGGGAGCCTCGGAGGGCCGACTGGAGGTACGCGGACGAGTCCGCGAGCTGGTAGGGGCGGACGCCGGAGAAGGCCTGCTGGGCGTCAGCGAGGCAGCAGTCGAAGAAAGTGTCAGCAAGGCAGCGGTCGAAGCCAGTGTCGCGGGCGTGCTAGACGGCCGATGCAGCGTTGTGGGCGTGCTAGCATGCAGCTGTAGCCTCACGTACCCTGCGCTGGCTTGCATGCTAGCTTGTGTGCGTCGCAGCCGCCGCCGCGAGCATGTGCGCAGTCGTGTGTGCAGCCGCCGCCGCGTGCTGGCCAGGCTCTCCCGATCCAGACGGGATTGAGGCAGGGAGAGAAGTGAGCACCGGCAATAGAGGCTGGCGGAGGTGGCTCGCATGTGCACACGAGGTGTTTGAAGGAAtgccagagagagagagaggaggaagaagaagattaATGTTGATGTGTGGGCCTCACATGTAATAACGATCAAAATAAGCAGAGTTGACTTTGTCGCCACATCAGCCCTCAtatgtgggtcccgcatgtcataaaCATGTTTAAATCGTCTGAACTGGCCGTTGTATAAAAGTGGTAGTTTTTAGtcacaaaataaaaaaattataatTTTTGGTAATTCTTTTCAAAGTGCTAGTTCAGTGGGGCGCAAATTCCTAAAGTGGTAGTTTTTTTTTGCCAAACACTATAATTTGCCTGCTGCAAACAATAATAGCATTAACTTCATATCAGATCTCATAGTTTGTACTAAAACATTTACAACTGTGACAAAGGTAACAATGTGGTCATGCTACGAGTTCATGCCATATACTAGATATAACTAAGGCAAGCGGGATCAACTTAATTGTATTTTGAATGTCCAACAAATAGAAAACCGAATATACCCCCATAATAAATTTATAGTTGTTCGTTAACAATACAAATGACACCGTTAACACGCATCAAAATTGTGTTTTCTTTTCTTACTAATACTAATCATTATCCCTAAAATCCACACATCGTCGTGGCAGCATGGTCGATGTTGTATTAACACTAAATCTGCTTGAAACGCTGAaatgattgccaaactcataaatGAGATAAGGTAAGGAGACCAAACCTAAACCGGTTTGAGTCACAACACCGTGTTATCAGTTACATTGATGAAATCCtgtcaaaaggagtttcattgaTGTAATGAAATTGGGAGCTATGTCAGAAAGAGAGACCAAACAAACCACCCGGCTCGACTTGGTCGCCAAGCTTCACATCATATTGAACCGGACTCAGGCACTCGGCAATTAACAACTTTTTCAACTGTTTGATGATCCATGCACACGAAAGGACATGCAAATAAAATTTGAGTTTCATTCGACATCGGAGAACACGCAAGCATAGCTAGCATGCATGAAACGTTTACATTGGTTGACACACATACCAATTATTGCGCTGGACAATAAGAGACGAATTCATTATTCATCCTTATGTCCATGAGCACATGCACATCACATGCCGCACTTGTAGAGTGTATCCACATGACACATGGTCTCCCCTCTAATCCTGATTGACAAACGCGCAACGGTTTCGTACTTCTCCCTGTGAGGGGTTCGTTATCGGCCCGAGATTCCCCATCTTGATCATCGACTGCGCGAAGGCCTTGAAGAAGGCGTCTTGGCTGCCTGCAAACGGGTCGACGATGGGTGCCGTCGTCCCCGCCGCACCGGGGTCTGACTTGAGTTCTTGGTCTGACTGGAGGAAACCGCGGTTCACCTCGAGGTTGGTAAAGTAGTTCTTGTCGAACCTGTCGGGAGTCATTGGGTCGAAGTCATTCAGGGACGATCCAATGCCATTCCTTGGGCATCTCTGTGACAAGAAGGCCCGGTAAGCCGGGTTGAGGGTTGGGTCGGGCCTGTTCGTCCCGCTGAAGTTGTACAGCCGGTCCGTGACGAACTGGCATTGCACACGGCCGAAAGTGTGGGCTCCTAAACATTAAACCAAGCAGACAAAGTTAATATTGGACGTGAGACTATGCATGCATGACCATAGTCCATATATATAACAACTCAATCTCGATTTATAAATCCTGAGTATAAATCTAAAAGCAATGCTATTCTTACGTACACCTTCTACAAAAAGTTTAACACACTGGTTCATTTTGTGGCAGTTAGCTAAATTCAGTGAAGAGGTTACACATGGGAACGCACtagttagtactccctccgtttgaaATTACTTGTCTCGaatatggatgtatctaaaactaaaatatgtttagatacattcatttctacgacaagtaattccgaacgaaGGGAATACATAAAGATTTTGTAACGTAAGAATAGCATTTTCGTACATCTAAT harbors:
- the LOC125528807 gene encoding cytochrome P450 89A2-like, which produces MATLHMFFLVTTTILFALLLLLRFRRVRGDGRRLPPGPPSLLLLFSAAWLGLTSSPAEAEPLLQRLVRRYGPIVSLRVGSRLAIFVADRRLAHTVLVQRGAALADRPSFASARILGADDNYSVTRAGYGPVWRLLRRNLVAGTVHPSRARRFAPARFWARSVLVDKLRRLADDGEAPAPVTPSFQYAVFYLLLIMCFGERLDEKVVRAIAAAQHEQVRYMFGKMSVFAFLPSVAEHLFRGRVRKMLSLRRRQKELFLPLIDARREYKDKKRGGEGEPRRSKSGTTLEHSYVDTLFDVRLPEEGNRGLTDDEMVNLCSEFLTAGADTTSTALHWIMAELVKNQAVQQRLYEEIKAKTKDGHEEVSEEDIQNMPYLKAVVLEGLRKHPPVHFVLPHMAAEDVEVGGYLVPKGATVNFMVAEMGRDEREWEKPMEFIPERFLEGEQGVDMTGSTGIRMMPFGVGRRICAGLNIAVLHLLYLVANMVREFEWKEAAGHEVDLAEKLEFMVVMKKELRPRLVPRKPNMQTEEHL